In one window of Candidatus Kinetoplastibacterium blastocrithidii (ex Strigomonas culicis) DNA:
- a CDS encoding ATP phosphoribosyltransferase regulatory subunit produces MSNWLLPENLADVLPMEARRIEDLRHRLLDLYRKYGFELVCPPLVEYIDSLLSGTGSDLNLRTCKLIDQLSGRTMGIRADMTPQITRIDAHLLNRNGVTRLCYCGNVFHARPVDALSSREFLQIGAEIYGHSGVEADLEIIQMALDTVHTAGIDLPRLDLSHPGVVRSILELDHNAYSNSDLIISLLKEKDTTGISELTKKSIRSDTIRMLQFICSLYGNVDDVISRARKILPSSPGIISALDSLQVLTNALLPNVQLSIDLADVWGYGYHSGVKFALYADGWREVLVTGGRYDNVSLAFGRARPATGFSLNLRLLASGLKLAKSKAILAPWGRDPLLIETIRGLRRKGEIVVQVLPGDYPDQDEFLFDRKLVLFEGIWQVSYIS; encoded by the coding sequence ATGAGTAATTGGTTGCTTCCTGAAAATCTTGCAGATGTGCTTCCTATGGAAGCTAGACGAATAGAAGACTTGCGTCATAGATTGTTAGATTTATATAGAAAATATGGTTTCGAGCTTGTATGTCCGCCTTTAGTGGAATATATAGATTCCTTACTATCAGGAACTGGTAGTGATTTAAATTTACGAACATGTAAACTTATAGATCAGCTATCAGGTAGAACCATGGGTATTCGTGCTGATATGACTCCTCAAATTACTCGCATAGATGCTCATTTATTAAATCGCAATGGAGTCACTAGATTATGTTATTGTGGCAATGTTTTTCATGCTCGTCCTGTAGATGCTTTATCTAGTAGAGAATTTCTTCAAATAGGAGCTGAGATATATGGCCATAGTGGCGTAGAAGCTGATCTAGAAATTATTCAAATGGCATTAGATACAGTTCATACTGCTGGTATAGACTTACCAAGGTTAGATTTATCTCACCCAGGTGTTGTTCGCAGCATATTGGAGCTAGATCATAATGCTTATAGTAACTCTGATTTAATTATTTCTTTATTAAAAGAAAAAGATACTACAGGAATATCAGAGTTAACTAAAAAATCTATAAGATCTGACACCATAAGAATGTTACAGTTTATATGTTCACTATACGGAAATGTTGATGATGTGATTTCAAGAGCCCGCAAGATATTACCATCATCACCTGGTATCATATCGGCTCTTGATTCATTGCAGGTTTTGACAAATGCTTTGTTGCCAAATGTACAATTAAGTATTGATCTTGCTGATGTTTGGGGTTATGGTTATCATTCTGGTGTTAAGTTTGCTCTTTATGCCGATGGGTGGAGAGAAGTATTGGTTACCGGTGGTCGTTATGATAATGTTAGTTTAGCGTTTGGTAGAGCTAGACCAGCTACTGGTTTTAGCTTAAATTTGCGTTTGTTGGCATCCGGATTAAAACTAGCAAAGTCTAAGGCCATATTAGCCCCATGGGGTCGTGATCCTCTATTGATAGAAACAATTCGTGGTTTGCGTAGAAAGGGCGAAATAGTAGTTCAAGTACTACCAGGTGATTATCCTGATCAAGATGAGTTTTTGTTTGACCGTAAATTAGTTTTATTTGAAGGCATCTGGCAGGTTAGCTATATCTCATAG
- a CDS encoding adenylosuccinate synthase: MSKNIVIIGTQWGDEGKGKIVDWLTESVNGVVRFQGGHNAGHTLWINGSKTVLRLIPSGIMRPHVTCFIGNGVVLSPEALLKEISELESAGIDVRSRLQISNICPLILPYHVAIDNARELHKGKEKIGTTGRGIGPAYEDKVARRALRVQDLFNESHFKDLLNDNLEYHNFILKNYFNTDILDFQEILDETLSFAPLLKPMVHDVATNLFNMQQSGNNLLFEGAQGVLLDIDHGTYPYVTSSNCIAGSASSGSGIGPQAIDYVLGITKAYTTRVGSGPFPTELSNELGLHIATVGKEFGSVTGRPRRCGWFDGAALKRSVRLNGVSGLCITKLDVLDGIDTIKLCVGYRSEGNFYDILPYGSHAVSKLEPVLEEMPGWSSSTAGIKEFDKLPIEAKHYLGRIAEVCGVPIDLVSTGPDRSETIVLRNPIG, translated from the coding sequence ATGAGCAAAAATATAGTAATAATTGGCACTCAATGGGGTGATGAGGGTAAGGGCAAGATTGTTGATTGGTTAACAGAGTCGGTCAATGGTGTTGTCCGTTTCCAGGGTGGTCATAATGCAGGACACACCCTTTGGATCAATGGCTCTAAAACCGTGCTAAGATTAATTCCTTCTGGAATAATGAGACCTCACGTTACTTGTTTTATAGGTAATGGTGTTGTTCTTTCTCCAGAGGCTCTTTTGAAAGAGATTTCTGAACTCGAATCAGCAGGCATAGATGTCAGGTCTAGATTGCAGATTTCTAATATATGTCCGCTAATATTACCTTACCACGTTGCCATAGATAATGCTCGTGAATTACATAAGGGTAAGGAAAAAATAGGAACAACTGGTAGAGGAATAGGTCCTGCTTACGAGGACAAGGTAGCAAGAAGAGCATTAAGGGTTCAGGATTTATTTAACGAGTCTCATTTTAAGGATTTATTAAATGATAACTTAGAGTACCATAATTTTATTTTAAAGAATTATTTCAATACAGACATATTAGATTTCCAAGAAATTTTAGATGAAACTTTAAGTTTTGCTCCCTTGTTAAAACCAATGGTTCATGATGTCGCTACTAATTTATTTAATATGCAGCAATCTGGAAACAATTTGTTGTTTGAGGGTGCTCAAGGTGTTCTTTTAGATATTGATCATGGTACTTACCCATATGTTACTAGCAGTAATTGTATCGCAGGTTCTGCTTCATCTGGCTCTGGAATAGGTCCTCAGGCAATAGATTATGTATTAGGAATAACTAAGGCATATACAACTCGTGTTGGGTCTGGTCCATTTCCTACTGAGTTATCAAATGAATTGGGATTACATATTGCTACAGTAGGTAAAGAATTTGGATCAGTTACCGGTAGACCAAGGCGTTGTGGATGGTTTGATGGAGCGGCTTTAAAAAGATCAGTAAGATTAAATGGAGTTTCTGGTTTATGTATCACAAAACTTGATGTTCTAGATGGTATTGATACTATTAAGTTATGTGTTGGTTATCGTTCTGAAGGAAATTTTTATGATATTTTGCCATATGGATCGCATGCTGTTTCTAAATTAGAACCTGTATTAGAAGAGATGCCTGGGTGGAGTTCTTCAACTGCTGGGATAAAGGAATTTGATAAATTACCTATAGAGGCTAAACATTATCTTGGAAGGATAGCAGAAGTCTGTGGCGTCCCGATAGATCTAGTATCTACAGGACCAGATCGTTCTGAGACTATTGTGCTTCGTAATCCTATAGGCTGA
- the hflC gene encoding protease modulator HflC — MHRIFLILSGIFIIASIIGSTLFIVREQNYALVFSLGELRREISDPGLYFKLPSPFQNIVFLDKRVLTIESKDAERIQTSEKKNLLIDSFVKWKIANPRLFYVTFEGNERAAQERLQAQIRDALNASVNIRTVKEVVSVERAKIMAEILNNVANRASPLGVEIVDVRLRHIEFAPEISKSVYMRMEAERTRVANELRSIGAAESEKIRAEADRHREEILAKANVKAQEIMGDADASASAIYSSSYTKNKEFYKFYKSIDAYRASFSTKNDVMIVDPSSEFFQFIKRSSIKE; from the coding sequence ATGCATCGTATATTTTTAATTTTATCTGGAATATTTATAATAGCATCAATTATTGGTTCTACTTTATTCATTGTTCGTGAGCAAAATTATGCTCTAGTATTTTCTCTTGGAGAGTTAAGAAGGGAAATTAGTGATCCTGGGTTGTATTTCAAGTTACCATCACCTTTTCAAAATATTGTTTTTCTTGATAAAAGAGTTTTAACAATAGAATCTAAGGATGCTGAAAGAATACAGACTTCGGAAAAAAAGAATTTGTTGATAGATTCTTTCGTTAAATGGAAAATAGCAAATCCAAGATTATTTTATGTTACTTTCGAAGGTAATGAGAGGGCTGCACAAGAAAGATTGCAAGCTCAAATTAGAGATGCTTTGAATGCTTCTGTAAATATTAGAACCGTAAAAGAAGTTGTTTCTGTAGAACGAGCTAAAATAATGGCTGAAATATTAAATAATGTGGCTAATAGAGCTAGTCCATTAGGAGTAGAGATTGTAGATGTAAGGTTACGTCATATAGAATTTGCTCCTGAAATATCAAAATCTGTTTATATGCGCATGGAAGCCGAAAGAACTCGCGTGGCAAATGAACTAAGATCGATTGGAGCTGCAGAAAGTGAAAAAATTAGAGCAGAAGCAGACAGACATAGAGAAGAAATATTAGCAAAAGCAAATGTTAAGGCCCAAGAAATCATGGGTGATGCAGATGCATCTGCTAGTGCTATATATTCTTCATCTTACACTAAAAACAAGGAATTTTATAAGTTTTATAAAAGTATAGATGCTTATAGAGCTTCTTTTTCTACAAAAAATGATGTTATGATTGTAGATCCCAGCTCTGAATTTTTTCAGTTTATTAAGAGATCCTCAATAAAAGAATAA
- the hflK gene encoding FtsH protease activity modulator HflK, whose product MSKILLNLNDSGWGRKKNMEEKVNSLPNNSANKNIDDGPPDLSEVWDSLNKKISNVFGKKNNNGEFNSSGHNGFSNKNTFNVLIVSFLLLFVIWIASGFFVVKEGQVAVITRFGKYLKTTHAGFSWIFPAPIEKYEIVNISQLRTFEVGSRGGSRNKVLTESLMLTTDENIVDMQFVVQYRLNSDGAPDYLFKTRDPDESVRQAAETSMREIVGRKTMDFVLYEGRTLVASEVQNLMQKILDNYNTGIQITAVAIQNVQPPEQVQDAFDDAVKAGQDRERQINEGQAYANQVVPLARGQAFRVIEEAEGYKARIVGDAKGNASRFDSILIEYEKSPEVTKDRLYLDAMKDIFSSVSKVMVDSSNNNFMVLPLDKMIRASSGDGNDFKSDINSELRNYQNISSQFINKKQDDRRQTCSENMKNDLSSSELNKLQRNR is encoded by the coding sequence ATGTCTAAAATTCTATTAAATCTAAACGATTCAGGCTGGGGTCGTAAAAAAAATATGGAAGAAAAAGTGAACAGCCTACCAAACAATTCTGCTAATAAAAACATCGATGATGGTCCTCCTGATTTATCTGAAGTCTGGGACAGCTTAAATAAAAAAATTAGTAATGTTTTTGGGAAGAAAAACAATAATGGGGAATTTAACAGTTCAGGACATAATGGATTTAGCAATAAAAATACTTTTAATGTTCTAATTGTATCATTTTTGTTATTGTTTGTTATATGGATTGCTAGTGGGTTCTTTGTTGTAAAAGAAGGCCAGGTTGCTGTTATTACTAGATTTGGTAAATATTTAAAAACAACTCATGCAGGTTTTAGTTGGATATTTCCAGCGCCAATTGAAAAATATGAAATTGTAAATATATCTCAACTAAGAACATTTGAAGTTGGATCTAGAGGAGGATCCAGGAATAAGGTTTTAACAGAATCATTGATGTTAACAACAGATGAAAATATAGTAGATATGCAATTCGTGGTTCAGTATAGGTTAAATTCTGATGGAGCTCCTGATTATTTATTTAAAACAAGAGATCCCGATGAATCTGTTCGTCAAGCAGCAGAAACATCTATGCGTGAAATTGTTGGTAGAAAGACAATGGATTTTGTTTTGTATGAGGGTAGAACACTAGTAGCATCCGAAGTTCAAAATCTTATGCAAAAAATATTAGACAACTATAATACTGGAATTCAAATAACAGCAGTAGCTATACAAAATGTTCAACCTCCAGAGCAAGTTCAAGATGCTTTTGATGACGCAGTGAAAGCAGGTCAAGATCGAGAAAGGCAGATAAATGAAGGTCAAGCGTATGCTAATCAAGTTGTTCCTTTAGCTAGAGGACAAGCTTTTAGAGTTATAGAAGAAGCAGAGGGTTATAAAGCAAGGATAGTAGGAGATGCTAAGGGTAATGCTTCTCGTTTTGATAGTATTCTAATAGAGTATGAAAAATCTCCTGAGGTGACTAAGGATCGTTTATATCTAGATGCAATGAAAGATATTTTTTCTAGTGTTAGTAAAGTTATGGTAGATTCCAGTAATAATAATTTTATGGTTTTGCCATTAGATAAAATGATTAGAGCTAGTTCTGGAGATGGTAATGATTTTAAATCTGATATAAATTCTGAACTCCGTAATTATCAAAATATTAGTTCTCAGTTTATAAATAAAAAACAAGATGACAGAAGACAGACATGTTCTGAAAATATGAAAAATGACTTATCTAGTTCTGAATTAAATAAGTTACAACGCAACCGTTAA